A region from the Lolium perenne isolate Kyuss_39 chromosome 4, Kyuss_2.0, whole genome shotgun sequence genome encodes:
- the LOC127293969 gene encoding shewanella-like protein phosphatase 2 — translation MPSASPDIPNCGGLPAAVSAFADAFVDFAVSGIFFPTNPPPPLPATPTPAATFLPAPSRLVAIGDLHGDLPKSLAALRLAGLLPSANSPGTSPTSTSWSAGPTLAVQLGDILDRGGDELRLLYFLRRLSISAAAQGGAFLPILGNHEVMNVCGDFRFVTPQGLQEFSSWAGWYRAGLAIKRRCGDLEPPKNPFLGVPKAYPGIRREFWDGIRSRVAALRPNGPIARRFLADLPTVLVVGDSVFVHGGLLEANVEYGLERINAEVSDWIRGQQGDNARAPEYVCGRDAVVWLRRFSEGFNCDCERLKGVLGMIPGAKRMVMGHTIQSEGITAVCGAQAVRVDVGLSKGCGNGLPEVLEINGAGSQVRVITTDPAEAWKYRKQKAAAALEKKGEVKDGLALLVRESHGLKGVEAKA, via the coding sequence ATGCCTTCCGCGTCCCCTGACATCCCTAATTGCGGCGGCCTCCCCGCCGCCGTCTCCGCCTTCGCCGACGCATTCGTCGACTTCGCCGTCTCCGGCATCTTCTTCCCCACCAACCCACCTCCTCCTCTGCCCGCCACCCCCACTCCCGCCGCCACCTTCCTCCCCGCCCCCTCCCGCCTCGTCGCCATCGGCGACCTCCACGGTGACCTCCCCAAGTCGCTCGCCGCCCTCCGCCTCGCCGGCCTCTTGCCCTCCGCCAACAGCCCCGGCACCAGCCCCACCTCAACCTCCTGGTCCgccggccccacgctcgccgtccaGCTCGGCGACATCCTGGATCGAGGCGGCGACGAGCTCCGCCTCCTCTACTTCCTCCGCCGCCTCAGCATCTCCGCCGCCGCGCAGGGCGGCGCGTTCCTCCCGATCCTCGGCAACCACGAGGTCATGAACGTGTGCGGCGACTTCCGCTTCGTCACGCCGCAGGGCCTGCAGGAGTTCTCGTCCTGGGCCGGCTGGTACCGCGCGGGCCTCGCCATCAAGCGCCGCTGCGGCGACCTCGAGCCGCCCAAGAACCCCTTCCTCGGCGTCCCCAAGGCCTACCCTGGCATCAGGCGGGAGTTTTGGGACGGCATCCGCTCCCGCGTCGCCGCGCTCCGCCCCAACGGCCCCATCGCGCGGAGGTTCCTGGCCGACCTCCCCACCGTCCTCGTCGTCGGCGACTCGGTGTTCGTCCACGGCGGCCTCCTCGAGGCCAATGTCGAGTATGGCCTGGAGCGGATCAATGCCGAGGTCAGCGACTGGATCCGGGGTCAGCAAGGTGACAATGCCAGGGCGCCAGAGTATGTGTGCGGCCGAGATGCGGTGGTCTGGCTCAGGAGGTTCTCCGAAGGCTTCAACTGTGACTGCGAGAGGCTTAAGGGCGTTCTCGGGATGATCCCTGGGGCAAAGCGGATGGTGATGGGGCACACCATACAGAGCGAGGGGATCACCGCGGTTTGCGGGGCACAGGCAGTCAGGGTCGATGTTGGTTTGTCCAAGGGATGTGGCAATGGGCTGCCCGAGGTGCTTGAAATCAATGGCGCTGGATCACAGGTGAGGGTGATCACAACAGATCCAGCTGAGGCCTGGAAGTACAGGAAGCAGAAGGCTGCCGCGGCACTGGAGAAGAAAGGGGAGGTAAAGGATGGACTTGCATTGTTGGTCAGGGAGAGCCATGGGTTGAAAGGCGTAGAAGCTAAGGCTTAA